The Sesamum indicum cultivar Zhongzhi No. 13 linkage group LG6, S_indicum_v1.0, whole genome shotgun sequence genome has a segment encoding these proteins:
- the LOC105164342 gene encoding uncharacterized protein LOC105164342 isoform X3: MDYNDNDYEGQNLHLAGEESSKISSVLRPFALPKFDFDDSLHGHLRFDSLVENEVFLGIPSQEDNQWIEDFSRGGNGIEFSSSAAESCALPRHINVWSEATSSESVEMLLKAVGQEEMVPGENMIEESDPGDQLGSSTRQMENDSRQDDKIDDAGHGNPSLSPAEVEGDSSRSNQNAGVEGDQTEYTLQVQETNFAYGVCVGAKDSSLTVTTENLGIDMKSTSANQEETCAVMNESLPNQVLENLPVPGTEIESTESSSQKISVSVMNDQDRISNISFASSGCITKGLSDSADEQEEGCNIDDDRLNGVAVVETDNTMRQCSHELPSIIESSKEEHAVEILIGESSSMPGKGESVSEDDVVCNEVAFVAEPADGGQQGSEAFSSGIEIKQLSGDHSTLFETPSVSLQGEANEGLGIEGSTVVTPAIYGNTELEEVPVVQQSDEHKGLADNKDICTGSNSSLEAPHGTSEPSMLHEVLDDHSEMDGESSINQAGFPSNLTGSAFASEFCGDKSVIDDMSDAGDTAVVQKENVKIGDHVATTSIDGRTQKFTEESIPIQVDAHVNDLDASACEKEDPLKLSDMVCDEIEKEVGSTSPGEGDKVEKSTGSQPNSSAVAYPVLDTEGEDTKLTSSYVEGDELVGCHEHDPCSCDSGHRDQSKETETETPIQPCSSVPKEPSESTELSPAIEIETRELHSAAGETKTSHQSISLVETSDVAMANEAGEELNEKMEHSVNDLIRQDDVAEAVPTEKPMEAETERNGGMSSLTVSVMSCTAETDKSDKPADPGASCTDVSQTETKKQTSPNRNNVEDTGEVMPTTEVSGVNAPSKEEGTFTFDIRPLEDQSTGDPGKGLQSFPRIQACKLSLTGEGSPSTSGSSQTDPRIMKEISHVSSLTPGVCSPSGSLGGPSQRKTRRGSTKPGKGNARKGNQVKETTPLKQTEKGDKSSQFLSPPGAGQLVTFESVVKPRGTVSIPTSSLPDLNTSAPLSGFFQQPFTDLQQVQLRAQIFVYGSLIQGAAPDEACMVSAFDGGRSIWEPSWRACVERFHGQKSQGNNTETPVPSRSDAGAKAPDQTNRQAFPQSEVLSSIAGRASNKPIPSPVVNPVIPLSSPLWSISTPSGEALPTSSVGRTAVFDYQAVSPLNPYQTPPIRNYMPHSTWPSQAPFPVPWLASSQSSPFDISSNYPTFPITEPVKLTPVKESLLPLTSGTKHVSPIPSTHTGATTMFAGASSLDLKKGKVSAAPTADTKTRKRKKSSGVDDVLQISVTASPVDTVSAPVVANQMSKKAPAVENLGQISLMSRNQADSMSKPVVSSHYSTSVAVTTPSSFVPKGATNPFLSMVSPSISSDHPKRGDLSMDKRALNVDGFSKVEEAKLQAQEAAAHAAAAISQCEGVWSQLDQQKNSGLTLDAESKLASAAAAVAAAASVAKAAAAAAKVALSAAVQAKQMADEAVSKSGTVNTTDYDASSVSNSMNNLANASAVSILKGGDRSNAPSLAISAAREAARKRVEAASAATKHAENLDAIVKAAELAAEAVSHAGKIVAMGDPFSLGELAEAGPSNYWKVLQVATVPGSQPDHMNKNKSIHSNAGEVHNALNQHKGPDKGMHLTGHVVSPIQREVSRNMLADNVTVEGNLIDSVKHGESASTLHKDKKVSDSAKSAGVVSDPDIESRSNSFTITSIKEGSLVEVLKDRGDLKKAWFSANVLSLKDGEALVCYRELQSDEGSEKLKEWISVEPEDGNAPKIRIPHPMTAGQFEGTRKRRRAAVKDYSWSVGDKVDAYVEDSWYEGIVAEKNDKDPTTLSVHFPAKGETSLVKVWHLRPTLIWSDGQWVEWCRLGEDCTSQGDTPVEKRAKLGSTNIEIKAKGKMGKTIDFVETGINEEIRLPLAANEKVFSIGSTKEENKPNTVKTMRSDRKEGSRVVFGVPKPGKKRKFMEVSKHYVSDRNPKINAPNDSAKLAKFLPQGSGARGFKSNSKVDLKEKQVPESKPRSLKSGKLPSIPSRTLAQKDDLTSSRPNARDASVSDHVAKGSISNDENESGEQNVAEYVSVSNVEEISGGSVVFSSQALPPENRKKAATRNAKSELPNQGKLAPASGKLAKIEANDKLNSEVAEPRRSNRRIQPTSRLLEGLQSSLIISKIPSSHDKSHRSQNKGTARGNK; the protein is encoded by the exons ATGGATTATAATGACAATGACTATGAAGGCCAGAATCTTCACTTAGCTGGTGAAGAGAGCTCTAAAATTTCTTCTGTTTTGCGACCATTTGCTCTTCCCAAGTTTGATTTTGATGACAGTCTCCACGGGCATCTGAGATTTGATAGTTTAGTTGAAAACGAAGTTTTTCTTGGTATTCCGAGTCAGGAAGACAATCAGTGGATTGAGGACTTTTCTCGAGGAGGAAATGGAATAGAGTTCAGTTCCAGTGCAGCAGAATCTTGTGCTTTGCCAAGGCATATCAATGTCTGGTCTGAGGCAACATCATCTGAATCTGTTGAAATGTTATTGAAGGCTGTTGGGCAGGAAGAAATGGTCCCAGGTGAAAATATGATTGAGGAATCAGATCCAGGTGATCAGCTTGGCAGCTCAACGAGACAAATGGAGAACGACTCGAGGCAGgatgataaaattgatgatGCTGGCCATGGAAATCCTTCATTGTCCCCTGCTGAAGTTGAGGGAGATTCTTCTAGGTCAAATCAGAATGCAGGAGTTGAAGGCGATCAGACTGAATATACTCTACAGGTTCAAGAGACAAATTTTGCTTATGGAGTATGCGTCGGTGCCAAAGATAGTAGTTTAACTGTGACCACTGAGAATTTGGGTATTGACATGAAAAGCACCAGTGCTAATCAAGAGGAAACTTGTGCCGTCATGAATGAATCTCTGCCCAATCAAGTGCTAGAAAACTTACCTGTTCCTGGCACAGAGATTGAAAGTACCGAGAGCTCTTCTCAGAAAATTTCTGTTAGTGTTATGAATGATCAGGATAGAATTAGTAATATCAGTTTTGCAAGTTCGGGTTGTATAACAAAAGGTTTGTCTGATTCAGCTGACGAGCAGGAGGAAGGCTGTAATATAGATGATGATAGATTGAATGGAGTTGCTGTTGTTGAAACGGATAATACAATGAGGCAATGTTCTCATGAACTTCCTTCGATAATTGAATCCTCAAAAGAGGAGCATGCAGTTGAAATTCTTATTGGAGAATCTTCTAGCATGCCGGGGAAGGGAGAATCTGTATCTGAAGATGATGTTGTATGCAATGAGGTTGCATTTGTTGCTGAACCTGCAGATGGCGGTCAACAGGGATCTGAGGCTTTCTCTTCAGGCATAGAGATCAAGCAGCTGTCTGGAGATCATAGCACTTTGTTTGAGACCCCATCTGTCTCCCTTCAAGGAGAAGCTAATGAGGGGCTTGGAATAGAAGGCAGTACTGTTGTCACCCCTGCAATCTATGGCAATACTGAACTCGAGGAGGTTCCTGTTGTTCAACAATCGGATGAGCACAAGGGCCTTGCTGATAATAAAGATATTTGTACTGGAAGTAACAGCTCTCTTGAGGCTCCACATGGCACTTCCGAGCCTTCTATGTTACATGAGGTACTAGATGATCATTCTGAAATGGATGGGGAAAGCAGCATTAATCAGGCAGGTTTTCCCAGTAACTTGACAGGTTCTGCCTTTGCCAGTGAATTTTGTGGGGATAAATCAGTGATTGATGATATGAGTGATGCCGGAGATACTGCTGTGGTGCAGAAAGAGAATGTGAAGATTGGGGATCATGTTGCCACTACCTCGATAGATGGGAGGACACAGAAGTTCACTGAAGAAAGTATCCCTATCCAGGTGGATGCTCATGTAAATGACCTTGATGCTTCTGCATGTGAAAAGGAGGACCCCCTTAAATTAAGTGATATGGTCTGTGATGAGATTGAAAAAGAAGTAGGATCTACTTCTCCAGGTGAGGGAGATAAAGTTGAGAAAAGTACTGGATCACAACCTAACAGTTCTGCTGTAGCTTATCCAG TATTGGATACTGAGGGTGAAGATACAAAGTTGACATCATCATATGTTGAAGGTGATGAGCTTGTTGGCTGTCATGAGCATGACCCATGTTCATGTGACTCCGGGCACAGGGATCAGAGTAAAGAAACTGAAACTGAAACCCCTATACAACCATGTAGTTCAGTTCCAAAGGAGCCCTCGGAGTCAACTGAGCTTTCCCCTGCTATTGAAATTGAGACCCGTGAACTGCATTCTGCTGCAGGGGAAACAAAGACAAGTCATCAGTCTATTTCCTTGGTAGAGACTTCCGATGTTGCCATGGCTAATGAAGCCGGTGAGGAGTTGAATGAAAAGATGGAACATTCTGTCAATGACTTGATAAGGCAAGATGATGTTGCTGAAGCTGTACCTACTGAAAAACCAATGGAAGCAGAAACCGAAAGAAATGGTGGAATGAGTTCTTTAACAGTGTCAG TTATGAGCTGTACTGCAGAAACTGATAAATCTGACAAGCCTGCTGACCCTGGAGCTAGTTGTACTGATGTTTCACAAACTGAAACGAAAAAGCAAACTTCTCCTAATAGAAACAATGTTGAAGATACTGGAGAAGTTATGCCAACAACTGAGGTTTCAGGAGTAAATGCTCCATCTAAAGAAGAGGGCACCTTTACCTTTGACATTAGGCCTTTGGAAGATCAGTCTACAGGGGATCCTGGCAAGGGTTTGCAATCATTTCCCAGAATTCAAGCTTGCAAACTGTCTTTG ACTGGTGAAGGATCCCCTTCAACATCTGGTAGCAGCCAGACAGATCCGAGGATAATGAAGGAAATTTCTCATGTTAGTTCTCTAACCCCTGGTGTTTGTTCCCCATCTGGAAGTCTTGGAGGACCCTCTCAGCGCAAAACAAGACGTGGCAGCACAAAGCCTGGGAAAGGAAATGCAAGAAAAGGGAATCAAGTGAAAGAAACAACTCCTCTGAAGCAGACTGAGAAGGGGGATAAATCATCTCAGTTTTTGAGTCCACCAGGGGCCGGTCAACTCGTGACATTTGAAAGTGTTGTCAAGCCAAGGGGGACTGTCTCTATTCCTACCTCCAGCTTGCCTGATCTTAATACTTCTGCTCCATTATCTGGATTCTTTCAGCAGCCTTTTACAGATTTACAACAAGTGCAACTGCGAGCACAAATCTTTGTTTATGGATCTCTTAT ACAAGGAGCAGCACCTGATGAGGCGTGTATGGTGTCAGCCTTTG ATGGAGGTAGGAGCATTTGGGAGCCTTCTTGGCGTGCTTGCGTAGAAAGGTTTCATGGTCAGAAATCCCAAGGCAATAACACTGAAACACCTGTACCCTCACGTTCAG ATGCAGGTGCCAAAGCTCCAGATCAGACCAACAGACAAGCCTTCCCTCAAAGTGAAGTTCTTTCCTCCATAGCTGGGCGAGCAAGCAACAAGCCCATCCCTTCTCCTGTTGTCAATCCTGTGATCCCTCTCTCTTCCCCCTTGTGGAGTATATCTACTCCATCTGGTGAAGCTTTGCCAACCAGCAGCGTGGGCAGAACTGCTGTTTTTGATTATCAGGCCGTTTCTCCTTTGAATCCTTATCAGACTCCACCTATACGGAATTACATGCCGCATAGCACTTGGCCATCGCAGGCTCCCTTCCCAGTACCCTGGCTTGCCTCTTCACAAAGTTCTCCCTTTGATATCAGTAGTAATTATCCCACATTTCCAATCACAGAACCAGTAAAATTGACCCCAGTCAAAGAATCATTGTTGCCTCTTACCTCTGGCACAAAGCATGTATCTCCCATTCCTTCAACTCATACTGGGGCCACTACAATGTTTGCTGGGGCTTCTTCACTTGATCTGAAAAAAGGCAAAGTATCAGCTGCACCTACTGCTGATACAAAAactagaaagagaaagaagtcTTCTGGTGTGGATGATGTTTTACAGATTTCTGTGACTGCTTCTCCAGTTGATACCGTCTCTGCTCCCGTAGTAGCTAATCAGATGTCAAAGAAGGCTCCTGCAGTTGAAAATCTTGGTCAAATCTCTTTGATGAGTCGGAATCAGGCAGATTCAATGTCTAAACCTGTTGTTAGTAGTCATTATTCGACATCGGTTGCTGTCACGACCCCTTCTAGCTTTGTGCCAAAAGGTGCGACTAACCCATTTTTATCCATGGTCTCTCCATCAATTTCTAGTGATCACCCCAAAAGAGGTGATTTAAGTATGGATAAGAGGGCACTAAATGTTGATGGTTTTAGCAAAGTGGAGGAGGCTAAGTTGCAAGCACAGGAGGCTGCTGCTCATGCTGCTGCCGCCATCAGTCAATGTGAAGGTGTGTGGAGCCAGTTGGATCAGCAAAAAAATTCTGGCTTGACATTGGATGCTGAATCTAAATTAGCATCCGCCGCTGCTGCTGtagctgctgctgcttctgTTGCAAAGGCAGCAGCTGCAGCTGCTAAGGTTGCATTAAGTGCAGCGGTGCAAGCAAAACAAATGGCGGATGAAGCAGTGAGTAAGTCTGGAACTGTGAACACCACTGATTATGATGCAAGCTCGGTTTCTAATTCCATGAACAACTTGGCGAATGCTTCAGCTGTGTCCATTTTAAAGGGTGGGGATCGGAGTAATGCTCCCAGTTTAGCAATATCTGCTGCTAGAGAGGCTGCTAGGAAAAGAGTTGAGGCTGCTTCAGCTGCCACGAAGCATGCTGAAAATCTTGATGCGATTGTAAAGGCAGCAGAATTGGCTGCAGAAGCGGTTTCACATGCTGGAAAAATTGTTGCCATGGGTGACCCTTTCTCTTTGGGTGAACTAGCAGAAGCCGGCCCGAGTAATTATTGGAAAGTCCTGCAGGTGGCTACTGTACCTGGTTCACAACCAGATcacatgaataaaaataagtcTATCCATAGCAATGCAGGAGAGGTGCATAATGCTTTGAACCAGCATAAGGGACCTGATAAGGGCATGCACCTTACAGGACACGTTGTGTCTCCTATTCAAAGGGAGGTGTCCAGAAATATGTTGGCTGATAATGTTACAGTGGAGGGTAATCTTATAGATTCTGTCAAGCATGGGGAGAGCGCTTCTACACTTCATAAGGACAAAAAAGTATCTGACTCAGCTAAGTCTGCTGGTGTTGTTTCTGACCCCGACATTGAATCAAGATCAAACTCCTTTACCATAACAAGCATAAAGGAGGGTTCCCTTGTTGAG GTTCTTAAAGATCGTGGTGATTTGAAGAAGGCCTGGTTCTCAGCCAATGTGTTGAGTTTGAAGGACGGCGAAGCTCTTGTTTGTTATAGGGAATTACAATCTGATGAAG GGTCTGAGAAGCTCAAGGAGTGGATATCAGTTGAACCCGAAGACGGCAATGCTCCGAAGATTCGAATTCCCCATCCTATGACTGCTGGACAGTTTGAAGGAACAAGGAAGAGACGTCGAGCTGCTGTCAAGGATTATAGTTGGTCTGTTGGAGACAAAGTTGATGCCTATGTGGAAGATAG CTGGTATGAAGGCATTGTTGCAGAAAAGAATGACAAAGACCCAACTACTTTAAGTGTCCATTTTCCAG CCAAAGGAGAGACATCATTGGTCAAAGTGTGGCATCTACGGCCAACTTTAATTTGGAGTGATGGCCAATGGGTTGAATGGTGCAGACTAGGGGAGGATTGCACTTCTCAG GGAGATACACCAGTGGAGAAGCGAGCAAAGCTGGGAAGCACCAATATTGAGATAAAAGCGAAGGGCAAGATGGGCAAAACCATTGATTTTGTAGAAACAGggataaatgaagaaataagaTTGCCTTTGGCTGCTAATGAAAAAGTTTTTAGTATCGGTAGTACGAAGGAGGAGAATAAGCCGAACACGGTCAAGACGATGAGGTCTGATAGGAAAGAAGGATCAAGAGTTGTGTTTGGTGTCCCTAAGCCtgggaagaaaagaaaattcatggAAGTAAGCAAGCATTACGTTTCTGATAGGAACCCCAAGATTAATGCACCTAATGATTCAGCAAAATTAGCTAAATTTTTGCCTCAAGGATCAGGGGCTCGGGGATTCAAAAGTAATTCCAAGGTTGATTTGAAGGAGAAACAAGTACCAGAGTCTAAACCGAGATCTCTAAAGTCTGGGAAACTGCCAAGCATCCCAAGTAGAACTTTAGCACAGAAAGATGACTTAACCTCTTCGCGGCCTAATGCACGTGATGCATCTGTATCAGATCATGTAGCAAAGGGCTCTATTAgcaatgatgaaaatgaatcAGGTGAGCAAAACGTTGCTGAGTATGTATCTGTTTCTAATGTTGAAGAGATCTCTGGTGGCAGTGTGGTATTTTCTTCTCAAGCTCTTCCACCAGAAAATCGCAAGAAAGCAGCAACAAGGAATGCTAAATCTGAGCTGCCCAACCAAGGGAAACTTGCACCTGCAAGTGGAAAATTGGCAAAAATTGAAgcaaatgataaattaaattctgaAGTTGCCGAACCCCGCCGATCAAATCGCCGTATCCAGCCAACGTCAAGg CTACTGGAAGGGCTGCAAAGTTCACTGATAATCTCAAAAATTCCATCCTCGCATGACAAAAGCCACAGGAGTCAGAATAAAGGCACCGCCAGAG GGAACAAATAA